In the Mycolicibacterium crocinum genome, TGGCCGGCGTGTCTGGCAAGTCCCACCGTATGACGTGTACGCGGGCACCGAATCCGGCGGAATCGCCGCCGAATGCCACCACCACCGCGGGCATGCACCTCGTCGAGGACCTCGTCATCCCCGGGGTCCTCGACAACGACTACCGCCCAGTATCGGCCGGAAAGACCGGCGACCGGCTGCGTGTCACCGTGCTGTTCGGCCGCACCATCCCGCTTCTCCGCTACGAGATGACAGACCGCGTCCGGTTGGCCACCGGCGGCGCAGGAGACGTAGTGGTCGGCGACGTAAGATGGGTGGTTACGATATCGATGATGCGGCGAAGACGCGGCTGACCGGATCGGGCAGCCGTCCTAACACCCGCACGAGGACGATCAGCCGCTGCACGATCATGTAGCCGAGAATGTCGAACAACAACTGCTCGTTGGTCCAGCGCGTCAAGGAATCGGTGGAATTCGACGCGGCCCCGCTCCAGGTCGGTCGTCAGGGCAGTTGCGGTCAATCGCGGTCATATTGATGGTTCCTGCCGCGCTCGAAGGCGCTCAGCAAGGGCGGCGGTCAACTGCTCGACACTCGGCGATCCCGATACGGTCGCGCCGTCTCGGTAAAGCCGACACGACAAGCCCACAGCTGCAGCCGATTCCGGGAAAGGATCGATCCCGTCGACCAGCACCGTCGGTGATCCGACGAAGCCGAGATGCTGGGCCTCCTCAGCAGTTCGCACCAGCCGAAGCCGCACATCAGTGTTGCAGTGCCCGACCGCGTCGAGGGCGAGCGCCAGTCG is a window encoding:
- a CDS encoding thioredoxin family protein, producing MDVELRYIAACPSLTVIRQRLALALDAVGHCNTDVRLRLVRTAEEAQHLGFVGSPTVLVDGIDPFPESAAAVGLSCRLYRDGATVSGSPSVEQLTAALAERLRARQEPSI